The Panthera leo isolate Ple1 chromosome D4, P.leo_Ple1_pat1.1, whole genome shotgun sequence nucleotide sequence TCCCCTGCCTTCTCAGCAGACCCTCCAGGAGACCTAATATCAGCTTCTCTGCCTGAGCCTTCCCTGCCACTTGCCTCCACCTTCCCACCTAACCCAATGACCCCCTTGGCTGACTATGTTCCACTCTCACCACCGGATCACTCTTGGCCACCACAGCCTTGTCCTCCCTTGGAATCTGATTTCCCTGAGGACCATTTCCCACCCCAACCCCTTGCCgtttcccctctcccaccatgTGATGCTCAGACAGTGGACCCTGTTGTTCAACCAGAGGCCAAATTGTCTCTAAATACCATCTTCTCTCTTGACTCCCCCGTTTCCCAAGATGTCAACTCCTTATCGGAGTTGTCCCAGACAAAGAATCCCACTGAGACCTGTGCTTGTCATCATGCACCACCAACCCTGTCTGTTTCACCACCACCAGACAGCACTTTAACTGTGGCTCAATCTAAATCAGTTTCCATCACCTTGAAGCCTGTTCCAGAGAACTCATCTCCAGATGGCCCTGTTGGATTGTCCACTCATATCCCAACAACCACAGGCACTGACCATGCAAGCTTGTGTGTCTCAGACTTCTCTTGGTGCAAAACTCATGCCAAAGACTTCTTCCCTTCTACCTTGGCTCAATGTGATTTCAGCCAAGAGATTCTTGCCCTCCGTTCTGAGGGTTCTTCCAGGGGAGACCCTGTGCCCTACGTTGTAGAGCCTGGCAGCCTGTCTTTCCTCAGCCCTGAAGTCCTGGCACTTCTGGAGAAACAAGTCCAAAAGAGGAGTGATTTCTTGatatggaagggaaagaagggttCTTTTCCAAAACAACTCAGGCCAGACTACACACTAAATTCTTTGGGAAAAATGTCAGAGTCAGTTGCTGCCCAGCCTGACTTGGcagcctcccttcctttctggaaCAGCAAAGACAAATCAAAGGAGCTACATGTGCATCAGCAGCCCCCCTATCCTACAACCTTGGTAGAGGTCCATTTACAGCCAACACCTTTGCAGCTCTTCTGGGGTCTCCCAACTCTGGATACTGAGTCTTTGCCCCCTGTTGCCCATGTCTCAGAGGATTGTTCCTCAACCTTTATTTTCAATAGAATCTCTACCTCCACAGACCAGGAATCCCCAGGACTTCCCCCTCCACTTCCTCAGGCCCTGCCTGAGATCCAGCCTCAACCCCAGCCTCAACCCCAGCCTCAACCCCAGCCCCTACCTCCCCCTCAAGTCCAGCCTGAGACCTACCTTCAGTCCCCACTCCCAATCCTGCCATCTAGTCCTCTACCCCAGATTAAGAGCTGTGGAGTGTGTTTTCATAGACCCCAGAATGAGTTGGAGTCTCTCATCCCCTCTGAAATTCAAGACCTAGAATGGAATGTTTTGCAGAAGCAACAGGCAAGTTTGTGGGGTTTACCCGCTGTGGTTCAAAGATCCCATGAGGCCTTTTGTCCTTCGGCTCCTAACTTGTCTAACCGCCGGGCCTTCCAGGCCCATGGTGCAGTCTCTATCCTTCCTGGACAGTTTCCTCTCAGTGATGAGCTTCGTAAGAAACTAGAGCATCACCTCCGAAAGAGGCTCATCCAGCACCGGTGGGGCCTTCCCCGCAGGATCCATGAGTCTCTATCACTGATGAGGCCTCCGAAGAATTTTTCAAACATACCTGAGGTGGGGCACTATCGTAGACTCCAACAGACCTCTAAGAGTCAGAGTAGCAACACTCTAAATGTTGGGTTGAGCCAACCTGAAAGCTTCCATGAGGGGGACTCAGAAATGCTTCAGCTAGAGGACCCCTTTGGGAAGGATCTGGGAAACAACCCAGAGAATGGGCCAAAAGATCATCTGTTGAGTGACCCAGAGAGCTCTTCAGATAAGGATATGGGGTATGATGCTGAGGAAGAACTTATGAGTCCACCCGAGAATACATCAAGGGCATCTGTGGAGAGACTAGGCCAAAGGCAACTTGAAAATGTCCTCAGAACACATCTGAGCAAAAAGTTGGAGGAAATCAATGAGGGTCAGCTCCCCGGGACCGTGCATAGTTCATGGCATACTATGAATCAGACATTGCTTCATCCTGAGAAATCCCACACTGAAATACAACAGAGAGTTCTGCCACCATCAGTGGGTGGGGAATATTGCCTGAATACCTCCCGGGAGCTTTCCTTCATTGAATCCAATGCACAGCAGATGCCGGAGTCCCATATTAAACAATGCCATCACAGAATGGTAGAGGGCCTTCCCCCTAAGGACCTTGAATCCATAGCTATCTTTAAATTGAAAGAGGCCCCATCCCAGTCCTTATCCCATTCGAACCTGGCCTGCTCAACCAACCTGATTTCTGGGTCCAACTCAAAATCTGGGGACTTCAAGTCCCTTAGAGGAAGCTCTAAATCTCTCCATGGAGACAAAGTGGGAACAGCAAATTCAGCCCCCATCCTGGATCATTCTCTCCCTGCCACCTCAACTGTGGGCAAGGAAGGACAGGGAATCCCAGCAAAATCACCGCGTCCTATCAACCATGGGCTTGCAGAGGAAGTTCAGGAAATGAAGGATGGCAGACAGATTCTTCAACCTATCAGACAGAGCAGCATAGGCAAAGCAAGCCAGACACAGACTGTATCAGCCAACAGATGGCCCTCAAGGCAAGCTGGCACCAGGCATGAGCCAAAGGATAAGACCGTAAATCCCAGCGATAGAGTCAAGATGCAACAGGGCAAGATGGTGGTGAATCCAGAACCTGTTTCTGTGCCCAAAGTGTCCAGGGAGTCATTCAGGGTTGAGAAGCCAGATGGGCGTCAATCAAAACCTAGAGATATCTTGACAACCAGCCAGCCAGGAAGCCCCCAAATGATAAATGTGAATGCAAATGAGGACAAACATACTGTGACCATTAAAAGCCACCCAGCAAACACATCAATTCCCCAGGATCCTAATTTAACAGAACGGCTGTATAAGGAATTGAAGCTTCAATTGGAGCAAAGACAGCAGAGGTGGGCCCAGAGCAAAGACAACGACCTGCCCCCCTCGACTTCCAAGGCCTCCCTGACTCATGACCAGGAGGACTCCAGTGGGGACATGGGAGCTTCCCAGGTGCTTCACGTCCATGTGCAGGACACAGGAATTAGCACGGAACAGCAGCAGGATACTTGGGTCTCTAAGCATGTCTTAAGGAAGCACCAGCACAAGAATCTCCCACCAGCTACAGAGACAGTGAGCCCTCCGTGTTCCAAAGCACAAGAGTTTGGTGGAGGGGATGCAGGGTTGGGGACATCCCAGCCTATAAGGAAGAGTTGCCCTCCCCGGGACGTGGCACTGGCAGAGAAGCCTGGGAGCCAATCCTCCCGCACCCTATCACAGAAAGGTCAGCCTCCCCGTGAAagcctttttagaaaaaaagtgaagGCTATTTTACAATGGCTTAATCCTGGCAGAAAGtgcaaaagacaagaaaactcCCAGGAAAAGGGCATCCTGCCATGTGTGCAAAGCAGAGGCATGGTTCAAGGTAGAGCTGCCTTTACTGGGAGGACCGAAGCTCAGAAACTCAGGAAAGATGTTGGGAAGTTCTTAGAAGAGAAGATGGGGCACCGGCATGCTACAGATAGCGCCTGTCCTCAACAGCCCCTTCTGTCCTCAGCCAAGTTTGGGAAAACTCGGAAGGAAGCACAAGTGCAGGCCCAGGCACAGCCTGCCCAGGGGCCTCCTCTCAGCTACAGGGCTCCCTCCTGTAAAGAGAGAAATACCAAGTCCTGTCACCAACAAGCTGTCTTTGTGGGCCACAGCCATTGTCCAAGTATTAGACAGATCAGGGACAAGGGCAGACACCCCCAGGAAGCTGTGGCACTTAAGGGCCAGCTGCTGTGTCAGAACCATCGCCTGTCTGTGCCCCACAGGGAGCCTGTGCCCCACCCACACTGCACCTGCAGGCATCAAGCTGGCCAGGGGCCTCCAGCCACTCTCACCAGTGCTAAAGGCACGGTATTTGGAGATCTGTGTCTATCATTTAGACAGAAAACCCTTGTCCAGAATTTCGAGAGGGGGAAATTTCGCAGCCCGAATCCCACAAAATAATCCCTTTGATTCTCCCCAATAAACATTCCTCTAACAGTGATGTCTGTTCTGTGTACTGTGTTGGTTCAAGGTGACCAGTCCCCCTGTTGAGGGGGATCTCTTGGGGGACCATGTAGTCCAAGCCCATTTCCTCTCTGATGAAACTTGAGGAGATGGGCTCTGTTCTCCTGCCTCTTAGCAGCTCTCTCCTTTACCCTCTTTGAACGCTTTATACCTTTTAGAGTAAGTCTTCTCTATCTGAGGAGGATCAAAGACAGGTATAGTTTTCAGAACATAATGATtaagccactgtttccttcttGCCTGCTAGTGTTACAGTGGCTTCCAGTTACCAGAGGATCCCACAGGTGGGTGAACTCTGAATGGGAGTGTTTGGGCTGGTTGGGGTAGGGTCGAGGAACAGCATACATGCTGCTTAAGCATCTGTCGTGTGGGGTCATGTTAAACTTGACATGGGGGTTTCCTACTGGAAGCTGTCAAGCTTGGCACCCCCTTTTGGAGACGGGGACCTCAAGTGCCACACTTGATGGCAATATACAAGACCTTGCCTTTAGTGTGGACAGTTCTCCCATTACGATGGAGGTACCACCTTTGATATTCATGGCCTTAGTGGAGCCAAGGTAGATCTCCTCCAGAAGACCTGCAAGTTATGAACCAGAGGTGAGTTCTACACGGTGCACCAGCATATAGATAATTGGGGGCTTTTCCATGGAAtgctgttttttgtgttttggtttttttttttttggccaagacAGCACACCTACCCACCCTTACAATAGGACTCTCCCATGCTTACAATAGGATTCTGGAGGGAAGGCGATGCCACatgaggctggaactcaaaaaTGGAGTGAGTGTACTAGTGAATGTTCAGTGTTAAAAAACCATTGATGCCCTCTTTGAACAAGAAGATACAAATGTGGTATCCTTCTTGTCAAGGGTCATGCCATTGACCCTACAGTATCTGAACATTAAGGTCCCACAACGAATGCAGAGTCTGATTCTGTGGAGGTCCCGAGAGAGACAATAGGTGAGATGGGGTCCAGGGCAGGCAACATGAAGAGAAAGTACTGGA carries:
- the LOC122205511 gene encoding spermatogenesis-associated protein 31D4-like isoform X2; protein product: MCNIRSPLGRQRDTIHFRQLLCPDPFCEVCNNTTAEINRMLYPEALEDATSLGSTAPVTDSLFTSSPAFSADPPGDLISASLPEPSLPLASTFPPNPMTPLADYVPLSPPDHSWPPQPCPPLESDFPEDHFPPQPLAVSPLPPCDAQTVDPVVQPEAKLSLNTIFSLDSPVSQDVNSLSELSQTKNPTETCACHHAPPTLSVSPPPDSTLTVAQSKSVSITLKPVPENSSPDGPVGLSTHIPTTTGTDHASLCVSDFSWCKTHAKDFFPSTLAQCDFSQEILALRSEGSSRGDPVPYVVEPGSLSFLSPEVLALLEKQVQKRSDFLIWKGKKGSFPKQLRPDYTLNSLGKMSESVAAQPDLAASLPFWNSKDKSKELHVHQQPPYPTTLVEVHLQPTPLQLFWGLPTLDTESLPPVAHVSEDCSSTFIFNRISTSTDQESPGLPPPLPQALPEIQPQPQPQPQPQPQPLPPPQVQPETYLQSPLPILPSSPLPQIKSCGVCFHRPQNELESLIPSEIQDLEWNVLQKQQASLWGLPAVVQRSHEAFCPSAPNLSNRRAFQAHGAVSILPGQFPLSDELRKKLEHHLRKRLIQHRWGLPRRIHESLSLMRPPKNFSNIPEVGHYRRLQQTSKSQSSNTLNVGLSQPESFHEGDSEMLQLEDPFGKDLGNNPENGPKDHLLSDPESSSDKDMGYDAEEELMSPPENTSRASVERLGQRQLENVLRTHLSKKLEEINEGQLPGTVHSSWHTMNQTLLHPEKSHTEIQQRVLPPSVGGEYCLNTSRELSFIESNAQQMPESHIKQCHHRMVEGLPPKDLESIAIFKLKEAPSQSLSHSNLACSTNLISGSNSKSGDFKSLRGSSKSLHGDKVGTANSAPILDHSLPATSTVGKEGQGIPAKSPRPINHGLAEEVQEMKDGRQILQPIRQSSIGKASQTQTVSANRWPSRQAGTRHEPKDKTVNPSDRVKMQQGKMVVNPEPVSVPKVSRESFRVEKPDGRQSKPRDILTTSQPGSPQMINVNANEDKHTVTIKSHPANTSIPQDPNLTERLYKELKLQLEQRQQRWAQSKDNDLPPSTSKASLTHDQEDSSGDMGASQVLHVHVQDTGISTEQQQDTWVSKHVLRKHQHKNLPPATETVSPPCSKAQEFGGGDAGLGTSQPIRKSCPPRDVALAEKPGSQSSRTLSQKGQPPRESLFRKKVKAILQWLNPGRKCKRQENSQEKGILPCVQSRGMVQGRAAFTGRTEAQKLRKDVGKFLEEKMGHRHATDSACPQQPLLSSAKFGKTRKEAQVQAQAQPAQGPPLSYRAPSCKERNTKSCHQQAVFVGHSHCPSIRQIRDKGRHPQEAVALKGQLLCQNHRLSVPHREPVPHPHCTCRHQAGQGPPATLTSAKGTVFGDLCLSFRQKTLVQNFERGKFRSPNPTK
- the LOC122205511 gene encoding spermatogenesis-associated protein 31D4-like isoform X1, giving the protein MLCFGSTCFETDPNFTFLYGLGLLLLFLCYLMGIPFPTGNTKPIQKRQGRAKRRRKGGTLKGWKCLQREEEEIRTLMCNIRSPLGRQRDTIHFRQLLCPDPFCEVCNNTTAEINRMLYPEALEDATSLGSTAPVTDSLFTSSPAFSADPPGDLISASLPEPSLPLASTFPPNPMTPLADYVPLSPPDHSWPPQPCPPLESDFPEDHFPPQPLAVSPLPPCDAQTVDPVVQPEAKLSLNTIFSLDSPVSQDVNSLSELSQTKNPTETCACHHAPPTLSVSPPPDSTLTVAQSKSVSITLKPVPENSSPDGPVGLSTHIPTTTGTDHASLCVSDFSWCKTHAKDFFPSTLAQCDFSQEILALRSEGSSRGDPVPYVVEPGSLSFLSPEVLALLEKQVQKRSDFLIWKGKKGSFPKQLRPDYTLNSLGKMSESVAAQPDLAASLPFWNSKDKSKELHVHQQPPYPTTLVEVHLQPTPLQLFWGLPTLDTESLPPVAHVSEDCSSTFIFNRISTSTDQESPGLPPPLPQALPEIQPQPQPQPQPQPQPLPPPQVQPETYLQSPLPILPSSPLPQIKSCGVCFHRPQNELESLIPSEIQDLEWNVLQKQQASLWGLPAVVQRSHEAFCPSAPNLSNRRAFQAHGAVSILPGQFPLSDELRKKLEHHLRKRLIQHRWGLPRRIHESLSLMRPPKNFSNIPEVGHYRRLQQTSKSQSSNTLNVGLSQPESFHEGDSEMLQLEDPFGKDLGNNPENGPKDHLLSDPESSSDKDMGYDAEEELMSPPENTSRASVERLGQRQLENVLRTHLSKKLEEINEGQLPGTVHSSWHTMNQTLLHPEKSHTEIQQRVLPPSVGGEYCLNTSRELSFIESNAQQMPESHIKQCHHRMVEGLPPKDLESIAIFKLKEAPSQSLSHSNLACSTNLISGSNSKSGDFKSLRGSSKSLHGDKVGTANSAPILDHSLPATSTVGKEGQGIPAKSPRPINHGLAEEVQEMKDGRQILQPIRQSSIGKASQTQTVSANRWPSRQAGTRHEPKDKTVNPSDRVKMQQGKMVVNPEPVSVPKVSRESFRVEKPDGRQSKPRDILTTSQPGSPQMINVNANEDKHTVTIKSHPANTSIPQDPNLTERLYKELKLQLEQRQQRWAQSKDNDLPPSTSKASLTHDQEDSSGDMGASQVLHVHVQDTGISTEQQQDTWVSKHVLRKHQHKNLPPATETVSPPCSKAQEFGGGDAGLGTSQPIRKSCPPRDVALAEKPGSQSSRTLSQKGQPPRESLFRKKVKAILQWLNPGRKCKRQENSQEKGILPCVQSRGMVQGRAAFTGRTEAQKLRKDVGKFLEEKMGHRHATDSACPQQPLLSSAKFGKTRKEAQVQAQAQPAQGPPLSYRAPSCKERNTKSCHQQAVFVGHSHCPSIRQIRDKGRHPQEAVALKGQLLCQNHRLSVPHREPVPHPHCTCRHQAGQGPPATLTSAKGTVFGDLCLSFRQKTLVQNFERGKFRSPNPTK